Proteins encoded in a region of the Streptomyces sp. NBC_01298 genome:
- a CDS encoding VOC family protein, translating into MARDLGAAQRFYGAVAGWRFRTARLGEAFAVAELDGMPVAGIGALAGDLAVAVAWTPYFAVDDADVAVDRIRERSGTVAVGPVSFESGGRGALAADRDGAVFGIWEGQVSSGWRVGSGQAPAWLELRTRDAFESAIFYGEVLEWATGRAGCCEVAYEEDRVVLRQDGEPVARLDSGPVEPGSYSPYTRPRWHVHFRVPALEPAVEAAVALGGRTVSEPASSATDRWVSLRDPDGALFTLTESRTDGGAEG; encoded by the coding sequence ATGGCACGGGACCTCGGCGCGGCGCAGCGGTTCTACGGTGCGGTCGCGGGCTGGCGGTTCCGGACCGCGCGGCTCGGCGAGGCCTTCGCCGTCGCCGAGCTGGACGGGATGCCGGTGGCCGGGATCGGGGCGCTGGCCGGAGACCTCGCGGTGGCCGTGGCCTGGACCCCGTACTTCGCGGTCGACGACGCCGACGTGGCGGTGGACCGGATCCGCGAGCGCAGCGGCACGGTCGCGGTCGGCCCGGTCTCCTTCGAGTCGGGGGGCCGCGGGGCGCTGGCGGCGGACCGCGACGGGGCGGTGTTCGGGATCTGGGAGGGCCAGGTCTCCTCGGGCTGGCGGGTCGGTTCGGGACAGGCGCCGGCCTGGCTGGAGCTGCGCACCCGGGACGCCTTCGAGTCGGCGATCTTCTACGGGGAGGTGCTGGAGTGGGCCACCGGCCGCGCCGGATGCTGCGAGGTCGCCTACGAGGAGGATCGGGTCGTGCTGCGCCAGGACGGGGAGCCGGTGGCGCGCCTCGACAGCGGTCCCGTGGAGCCGGGTTCGTACAGTCCGTACACCCGGCCGCGCTGGCACGTGCACTTCCGGGTGCCCGCGCTGGAGCCGGCGGTGGAGGCGGCCGTCGCACTGGGCGGCCGCACGGTGTCCGAGCCCGCCTCGAGCGCGACCGACCGATGGGTGTCCCTGCGCGATCCCGACGGGGCGCTCTTCACCCTCACCGAGTCCCGGACGGACGGCGGGGCCGAGGGGTAG